A stretch of Oncorhynchus mykiss isolate Arlee chromosome 26, USDA_OmykA_1.1, whole genome shotgun sequence DNA encodes these proteins:
- the LOC110506559 gene encoding tumor necrosis factor receptor type 1-associated DEATH domain protein-like: MDIMDEKKMVTLSVEDGPWTGCAVLFLHSCPAVNLLSLYKDQQGKFSVFKVLKLTLTDSAGGLEGYEILKLHDADPLLGVEVKFEDVAACRRFLQSYGSGAVQQSLSQHACRLLHGPQELALETQLKAGTHTLDFCLDDLELCLQHIHQSQPGRLRDDEIAELDQQLQSQALGHIPQPPTLSQEEPPVPSNCFLFQKRVFEDRILAAGDLQRFSNGVGRDWRKVGRALGKNCCALKGPAIDNLAYEYEREGLYEQAYQLLSRFIQAEGRAARLGRLVRALEDSKLTSLAENILDSQPRE; this comes from the exons ATGGACATAATGGATGAAAAG AAAATGGTGACACTGAGTGTAGAGGATGGCCCGTGGACAGGATGTGCGGTTCTCTTCCTGCACTCCTGTCCCGCAGTgaacctgctctctctctacaAAGACCAGCAGGGCAAGTTCAGCGTCTTCAAAGTCCTCAAGCTGACACTCACAG ACTCAGCTGGGGGGCTGGAGGGGTACGAGATCCTGAAGCTGCACGATGCAGATCCTCTGCTGGGTGTAGAGGTGAAGTTTGAGGATGTGGCGGCGTGCCGCAGGTTCCTGCAGAGCTATGGCTCCGGTGCCGTACAACAGTCCCTCTCCCAGCACGCCTGCCGCCTCCTCCACGGCCCACAGGAGCTTGCCTTGGAAACCCAGCTCAAAGCCGGGACGCACACTTTGGACTTTTGTCTGGACGACCTGGAGCTCTGTCTGCAACACATCCACCAGTCACAG CCGGGGCGCCTAAGGGATGATGAGATTGCTGAGCTGGACCAGCAGCTGCAGAGCCAGGCCTTGGGTCACATCCCCCAGCCACCCACCCTCTCACAGGAAGAGCCCCCCGTGCCCAGCAACTGTTTCCTGTTCCAGAAGAGGGTGTTTG AGGACCGCATACTGGCGGCAGGGGACCTGCAGCGGTTCTCCAACGGCGTTGGGCGGGACTGGAGGAAAGTGGGGCGGGCCTTGGGCAAGAACTGCTGTGCGCTGAAGGGGCCGGCCATAGACAACCTGGCCTACGAGTATGAGAGGGAGGGGCTGTACGAGCAGGCCTATCAGCTGCTGAGCCGCTTCATCCAGGCGGAGGGGAGGGCGGCACGGCTGGGCCGGCTGGTCAGAGCACTGGAAGACAGCAAACTCACCAGCCTGGCTGAGAACATTTTGGACAGCCAGCCCCGGGAGTGA